A portion of the Anthonomus grandis grandis chromosome 7, icAntGran1.3, whole genome shotgun sequence genome contains these proteins:
- the LOC126738956 gene encoding uncharacterized protein LOC126738956 produces the protein MFAPRIIIMLITMVLNQAQNMKEEQDYRVEVSAGAYWKPLPATRIYEATVPLTYETEWTEDTDDHTMDVGNLKCSQLQTNECFVINSINGLNKAFFKELTLLNEHWGIAPLRNNEPSKREKRSLDFIGSGLSWCCGVATLQKLNMVENSDDEIRKRLDTMSQGLSDTVKQMSENSKHFQDYEKLVAATFSDTELRIKSIERFTKQLENKVANTTNEQELLIMTNLYNGYLNLKRMVLLVRTLRRQAIVNSCRHHKIPAEIVNPQVLKKDLEDFESKIANSEQGLAIPTSELAAYFEMPICDCSFTKSSIYVHIKIPIIKKNRNWQLLELITTPFAWYNQTCIIRHQPLYIAVSKNGNNEGDLRQISGTGLHECKPYQNKLCYLPRFSADILQGPECAKILYQGATVKELSQYCPIDCHSATSMTISEIKDETYVITHPKQDMTISCDKNKPQKLDTTLARQGSIKIFLPCKCHLSVGNAVIIPENFPCPENITTNAIVTHIIPATWSNLNSYILNPNIISTPPLYKNISECLNTNWTLEIPHLNLTSSDNTLKNILKSVEKNYPNVITYGDTHSFHGDSFFLIWNITISILVAYILIKQNRIAIVAAVPQIRGEIDCHEKSPSTSVNHEALYIIIYTSCLLFLLFLFTYILYITLRYFKNKPKNLTTTQNPMSIRNAKTFDETILYPIPDPDNDPEPSVEPNAMSRFRLDIKNSASLLSLSPGKKVDASIERIEIE, from the exons atgtttgctccaagaataataataat gtTAATCACTATGGTGCTAAATCAGGCGCAGAACatgaaggaagaacaagatTACAGAGTTGAGGTAAGCGCGGGAGCTTATTGGAAACCACTCCCAGCGACAAGAATCTATGAAGCTACAGTACCATTGACATATGAAACGGAATGGACCGAGGATACCGATGACCACACGATGGATGTAGGAAATCTCAAATGCAGCCAATTGCAAACGAACGAATGCTTCgtaataaatagtataaatgGACTAAATAAAGCATTCTTCAAAGAATTAACTTTACTTAACGAACACTGGGGCATAGCACCACTAAGAAACAACGAACCATCTAAGAGAGAGAAGAGGTCTCTAGACTTTATAGGCTCAGGATTATCATGGTGTTGCGGAGTGGCAACAttgcaaaaactaaatatggTCGAAAACTCAGATGACGAGATCAGGAAAAGGCTAGACACAATGTCACAAGGACTGTCCGATACCGTAAAACAAATGAGCGAAAACTCCAAACACTTTCAAGACTATGAGAAATTAGTCGCAGCAACGTTCTCGGACACGGAGCTAAGGATAAAGAGCATAGAGAGGTTCACTAAACAACTGGAAAATAAGGTGGCAAACACGACAAACGAACAGGAATTACTAATAATGACAAACCTCTATAACGGATAtctaaacctaaaaaggatGGTATTACTAGTGAGGACTCTCAGGAGACAAGCTATCGTAAATTCATGTAGACACCATAAAATACCGGCGGAAATTGTCAACCCGCAAGTCCTAAAAAAGGATCTGGAGGATTTCGAGTCAAAAATCGCAAATTCAGAACAAGGACTGGCCATCCCTACATCTGAACTAGCAGCATACTTCGAAATGCCCATATGTGACTGTTCCTTTACAAAATCAAGTATATATGTTcacataaaaattccaataattaagaaaaacagaaattggCAACTACTAGAGTTAATAACCACACCCTTTGCTTGGTATAACCAGACCTGTATTATACGCCACCAACCGCTATACATTGCAGTGTCCAAAAACGGAAATAACGAGGGCGACTTAAGACAAATATCGGGGACAGGCCTACATGAATGTAAGCcataccaaaataaattatgctatTTACCTAGATTCTCAGCAGACATCCTACAAGGGCCTGAATGTGCGAAAATCCTATATCAAGGGGCAACAGTAAAAGAACTAAGCCAATACTGCCCAATTGACTGCCACTCAGCAACATCGATGACAATATCCGAAATTAAAGACGAAACTTATGTCATTACCCACCCGAAACAGGACATGACCATCTCTTGTGATAAAAATAAGCCTCAGAAATTAGACACGACATTAGCACGCCAAGGCTCTATCAAAATTTTCCTCCCATGCAAATGCCACCTCAGCGTAGGCAATGCAGTTATTATACCTGAAAATTTCCCTTGTCCAGAAAACATCACTACCAATGCAATAGTAACCCACATAATACCTGCAACCTGGTCAAATCTAAATTCCTATATCCTCAATCCCAACATTATTAGTACCCCACCACTCTACAAAAACATTTCCGAATGCCTAAATACAAATTGGACACTAGAGATACCCCATCTTAACCTCACATCCAGCGATaacaccttaaaaaatattctaaaatcagTAGAGAAAAACTATCCAAATGTAATCACTTATGGTGATACACATAGCTTTCACGGGGactcattttttctaatttggaaCATAACCATTTCAATCTTGGTAGCGTACAtcctaattaaacaaaatagaatAGCAATAGTAGCGGCAGTTCCACAAATACGTGGAGAAATAGACTGTCATGAAAAAAGCCCCTCAACAAGTGTTAATCACGAGGCtctctatataataatttacactTCATGTTTACTTTTCCTTCTAttcttatttacttatattttatatataacgcTCAGATACttcaaaaacaaaccaaaaaatttaactaCAACCCAAAATCCCATGTCCATTAGAAATGCAAAAACATTTGACGAAACAATATTATACCCAATCCCCGACCCAGACAATGACCCCGAACCGAGCGTCGAACCAAACGCCATGTCAAGGTTCCGgctagatataaaaaatagtgcTAGCCTTTTATCACTGTCCCCTGGTAAAAAAGTAGATGCTAGTATAGAACGCATCGAAATAgaataa